Within the Nitrospira sp. genome, the region TCGGACGACAGAATCCTCTGGCCTCCTCCAATGAACAGCTCAAGGTGCTTATGAGCACAGGTGGTTGTCCTCCGTTCGAACGGCGTCTCGAGCAGGCCAGCCTCTTTCCGCTCCATGCCACGGGGATCACCATCCTTCAGATCAACGTCGGCAAACTCTGCAACCAAACCTGCGGACATTGTCACGTGGATGCGGGGCCGGATCGTACTGAAATCATGTCGGACGAGATAGCCGATCTCTGTCTCGCGGCGTTGGCGAGGACAGACATTCCCACCATCGATATCACGGGCGGGGCACCGGAGCTCAACCCGAACTTTCGCCGCCTGGTCAAAGGGGCCCGTGCGCTCGGCCGTCATGTGATGGATCGATGCAACCTGTCCGTGTTGCTGCTTCCCTCCCAAGCGGATCTGGCTGAGTTTCTGGCCGCCCACCATGTTGAAATCATTGCCTCGCTTCCGGCCTATCTTGCCAGTCAAACTGATGCGCAGCGGGGGAAGGGAATCTTTGAGAAATCCATCGAGGCCCTCACGCGTTTGAACAGACTCGGGTACGGGCGACCGGAGAGCGGCCTCGCCCTGAACCTTGTGTACAATCCGGTCGGCGCGTTTCTCCCCCCAAAGCAAGAGGCGATCGAAGCTCAATTTCGGAAAGAGCTCCGGAGGCGGTATGGTATCGAGTTTACCCGTCTCTATACCATCACCAACATGCCGATCAGCCGTTTTCTAGAGTTCCTGACCGAGAGTGGTAATTACGACGCCTATATGGAACGGCTGGTCACTGCCTTCAATCCTACCGCTGCGGCAGGCGTCATGTGCCGATCGATGATTTCCGTGGGGTGGGACGGCATCCTGTACGATTGCGACTTCAATCAGATGCTCACGCTGCCGGTCAAGGAAGAGATGCCGCGCCATATTCGCGACTTTGATCCGACCCGCCTCGGCACACGCAGGATTGTGATGGGCAATCACTGCTACGGGTGCACAGCCGGCGCTGGCTCGTCCTGCGGAGGAGCGGTCGCGTGATTCATTCCGCATCTCTATTACATGGAGATATCTACATGCTGACATGGTTATGCTCGATCGTCCCCAAGAAGTCCCTGTTCCTGGCCGCATACTCGATCGCTGGCCTTCTGTCTCTCCCGGCATCAGCCGCCGATCAACTGACCGGAAAGCTCATCATCACCGGATCGAGTACCATAGCTCCGGTCATTTCCGAGATTGGGAAACGGTTTGAATCGGTACACCCCGGCACGCGGGTAGACGTGCAAACCGGTGGCTCCTCACGCGGCATCGCGGATGCTCGCCAAGGACTCGCTGATATTGGAATGGTCTCGCGTGCACTGAAGGAGGACGAGGGAGACCTCCATGCATTTATGATTGCCCGTGATGGTATCGGGATCATTGTTCATAAGGAGAACCCGGTCCAGATTCTCACCGACGAGCAAATCATCGCGATCTATACGGGCAAGATCACCAATTGGACGGTGATAGGAGGGAAAGACGCGGCCATCACCGTCGTGAACAAAGCGGAGGGCCGATCTACACTTGAATTATTCTTGCATCACTTCAAGATCAAGAATGTGGACGTGAGGGCTCAGGTCGTGATCGGTGACAACGAACAGGGAGTTAAAACCGTCGCGGGCAATCGAAATGCCATCGGGTATGTCTCCATCGGCACGGCCGAATACGATGAATCTCAAGGCGTACCCATTAAACTCCTTCCGATCGGAGGAGTTGCTGCTTCCACCGAAAATGTGCGGAACGGAACCTTTCCCCTTGCCCGTCCTCTGCACATCATCACCCGGACTCCCCCTGTTGGATTGGCCAAGGCCTTTATCGGCTATGCACAGTCCAAAGCCGCGCATGACATCATCAAGGAGCAATACTTTGTCCCATTGGTCGACTGACGGTCTCCTGTGCTGGCTCTTGCGCGGCATTGCCACAATCGCCGGCGTGATCGTTGTGCTCATCGTGGCCTTCCTGATCGTGGAAGCGTTTCCCGTCCTCCATCACGTAGGTCTGCGACGATTCTTTACCGATCCTTCCTGGCATCCAGCCCAGGGCTTGTACAACCTCACGCCGATGCTGTGGGGTACCCTGTTCGCCATGGCTGGGGCGGTGATGGTCGCCACCCCACTGGGCATTCTCTCTGCCGTATTCTGCCACTACTATGCGCCGCCAGCCGTTGCCCGACCCTATCGGCGCCTGATCGAGTTGCTCGCAGGCATTCCATCTGTGGTCTATGGTTTGTGGGGACTCGTGGTGCTGGTCCCGCTGATTGGGGAGATACACCCCCCTGGACCCAGCCTATTGGCGGGTATCGTAATCCTCGCGATTATGATTCTTCCCACCATCGCCTTGATGGCAGACGCGAGTCTGGCTAACGTGCCGCCACATTACTTGCGTGGCGCGGCAGCATTAGGTCTGCCACGATGGGCAACGGTCCAAGGAATTGTGTTCCCTGCAGCGAAATCAGGATTGTTCACCGGAGTCATCCTTGAGACTGGTCGGGCCATCGGCGAGACGATGGCGATTCTGATGGTCTGTGGGAACGTGGTCCAGACTCCTTCCAGCTTCTTCGACCCTATCCGGACACTGACCGCCAATATTGCCTTAGAAATGGCCTATGCGCTCGGTGACCATCGTTCCGCGTTATTCGTCAGTGGGCTGGTCTTGATGGCCATGGTTGTGGCGCTTGCCGTCTCGGCGGAATGGATCAGTCGCGGGAGAATTTATGGCTGAGACTCTGAGCCAACCACAGAATTCCCGTGAATGGCTTGCATTCGTTCTCGTCTGGGGAGCGGCAGCGCTCGTGACCGCCACATTGTGCTGGCTGCTGGGGGACATCGTTCGGCATGGACTGAGCCACGTCTCCTGGACGTTTCTGACTGCCCCCCCGGAGAACGCTGGGCGCCGAGGCGGGATCGGCCCTATCCTGGTTTCGACATCCTTGATTCTGGGAGTCTGTCTCGCTGTATCCCTCCCCATTGGTATCGGCACCGCCGTCCTCCTCGCCGAATTTACATCGGACCAAAGCCTGTTCGGGCGGATGACCCGCCGTAGCCTCGACGTCCTGGCTGGTGTGCCGTCGATCGTCTTCGGCCTGTTCGGCAACGCGTTCTTTTGCAAGACGCTGGGGCTCGGCTTTTCGATCCTCTCCGGCGGGCTGACTCTGGCCTGCATGGTGTTGCCGATCTTGATCCGATCAACGGAGGAAGGGTTTCGCGCCGTGCCGACTAGTTACCGGATTTCCGCCGCGGCACTAGGACTGTCGCGCACCACAACCCTTGTTCACCTCTTGCTACCGGCAGCGGTACCCGGTCTCTTGGTTGGTCTGGTCCTTGGAGTCGGCCGTGCGATTGCCGAGACGGCTGCACTCATCTTCACAAGTGGCTATGTGGATCGGATGCCGGAGTCGCTGCTCGATTCCGGTCGCGCGCTGTCTATCCACATCTTCGATCTCTCCATGAATGTGTCCGGCGGAGACGCGAATGCCTATGCCTCAGCGCTGGTCTTAATTATCATGTTACTCGCCATCAACGGTACCGCCTCCTGGCTGGCAACATACGGGCTCCACCGAAAGGTCGTGACAGTATGATGCCGGTCGAACCCATTACAGGGTCGCGCCCCCGACATCCGCTCGAAGATCGACCTGCTTGCTGTGAGCCTCAACCCTTCGTTGCAATAGATCGGCTCAGCTTGCACTACGGCAACAAGCCGGTGTTTGAGGACGTGACGTTGGCGATCAACAAGGGATGCATCACGGCTCTCGTGGGACCGTCAGGATGCGGGAAGACTAGCTTCCTCACATGTTTGAACCGCCTGACCGATCTGATCGCCGGGTGTCGTGTAGCGGGACGTATCACCATTGATACCTTCGATGTGTTGGCATCGGAGACCGATGTCATCCGACTTCGTCGTCGCGTCGGCATGATCTTCCAGAAACCAAATCCCTTTCCCTTATCGATTCGGAAAAACCTCGAATTCTCTTTGCGCGAGCATGGGCTACGGAATCGAGAGCAGATGGCGCGGACGATTGAGAGCACGCTCCACGATGTCGGATTATGGGACGAAGTCAAGGATCGCCTGGACTCGCCGGCCTTGGCCTTGTCCGGCGGCCAACAACAACGCCTCTGTATTGCCAGAGCACTGGCCCTTTCACCGGAAGTGCTGCTCATGGATGAGCCGTGTAGCGCACTCGATCCGCTCTCCAGCGGCGTGGTCGAAGATTTGATTGTGAGTCTGCGGGGACGCTATACCATCCTGATCGTCACCCACAACCTGGCGCAGGCTCGACGCATCGCGGACTATGCCGCGCTCTTCTGGGTTCAAAACGGAACGGGACGGTTGATCGAGACGGGAACCGCCAAGCAGATATTTGAAGAACCCCGTGATCCACTGACTGCGGCCTATGTCAGTGGAATGAGAGGATAGCCGCAGGCTGCTTCTTCGATCAAGCTCTATCGAGTAGAGGGCGGCATGGGTAGCCTATCTGGGCGGCCTTCGGCAGAAGTCACGGGAGGATATCGATTACGTGGAGGCCTGCGTTGTATGAAAGCAACTAACAGAGCAAAATCCCTCGAGACGGTCGTCGCCTTCAAATCTCTTCAGATTCAGATAGTGGAGGACAGCAAGCGCTCGAAGACTGCTCAATTAACGTTCGATCGGGAGCCGGATAGTTCTCGTAAAGCACGGACTATGATTGTGAGAGAGAAATCTTTAGAAGCTTTCGATCCGGCCTCCCATGATTTTTCAACGATGGCGCACGTTGTCATGCTTCCCGTATTAGTTGCGGCACGCGAAGACTTGTCTGAAACGGAGGGAGGGAGTTCGGTTCAAATGGATTCTGGTTCAGGTTTCGATCAAGGTGGCATCACCACTCCAGTCAGTTCGGAGGAAGATTCGAATGGTCCCCATTCGGAACGGTCTCGATATGTCTATGGCTCCCTGATTCTTGATAGATCCCGGCATGAAGTGGTAGTACAGGGTCGGGAAATCGT harbors:
- the arsS gene encoding arsenosugar biosynthesis radical SAM protein ArsS (Some members of this family are selenoproteins.), which encodes MPLTLLGRQNPLASSNEQLKVLMSTGGCPPFERRLEQASLFPLHATGITILQINVGKLCNQTCGHCHVDAGPDRTEIMSDEIADLCLAALARTDIPTIDITGGAPELNPNFRRLVKGARALGRHVMDRCNLSVLLLPSQADLAEFLAAHHVEIIASLPAYLASQTDAQRGKGIFEKSIEALTRLNRLGYGRPESGLALNLVYNPVGAFLPPKQEAIEAQFRKELRRRYGIEFTRLYTITNMPISRFLEFLTESGNYDAYMERLVTAFNPTAAAGVMCRSMISVGWDGILYDCDFNQMLTLPVKEEMPRHIRDFDPTRLGTRRIVMGNHCYGCTAGAGSSCGGAVA
- a CDS encoding phosphate ABC transporter substrate-binding protein; translation: MLTWLCSIVPKKSLFLAAYSIAGLLSLPASAADQLTGKLIITGSSTIAPVISEIGKRFESVHPGTRVDVQTGGSSRGIADARQGLADIGMVSRALKEDEGDLHAFMIARDGIGIIVHKENPVQILTDEQIIAIYTGKITNWTVIGGKDAAITVVNKAEGRSTLELFLHHFKIKNVDVRAQVVIGDNEQGVKTVAGNRNAIGYVSIGTAEYDESQGVPIKLLPIGGVAASTENVRNGTFPLARPLHIITRTPPVGLAKAFIGYAQSKAAHDIIKEQYFVPLVD
- the pstC gene encoding phosphate ABC transporter permease subunit PstC, producing MTSSRSNTLSHWSTDGLLCWLLRGIATIAGVIVVLIVAFLIVEAFPVLHHVGLRRFFTDPSWHPAQGLYNLTPMLWGTLFAMAGAVMVATPLGILSAVFCHYYAPPAVARPYRRLIELLAGIPSVVYGLWGLVVLVPLIGEIHPPGPSLLAGIVILAIMILPTIALMADASLANVPPHYLRGAAALGLPRWATVQGIVFPAAKSGLFTGVILETGRAIGETMAILMVCGNVVQTPSSFFDPIRTLTANIALEMAYALGDHRSALFVSGLVLMAMVVALAVSAEWISRGRIYG
- the pstA gene encoding phosphate ABC transporter permease PstA — its product is MAETLSQPQNSREWLAFVLVWGAAALVTATLCWLLGDIVRHGLSHVSWTFLTAPPENAGRRGGIGPILVSTSLILGVCLAVSLPIGIGTAVLLAEFTSDQSLFGRMTRRSLDVLAGVPSIVFGLFGNAFFCKTLGLGFSILSGGLTLACMVLPILIRSTEEGFRAVPTSYRISAAALGLSRTTTLVHLLLPAAVPGLLVGLVLGVGRAIAETAALIFTSGYVDRMPESLLDSGRALSIHIFDLSMNVSGGDANAYASALVLIIMLLAINGTASWLATYGLHRKVVTV
- a CDS encoding phosphate ABC transporter ATP-binding protein, with the protein product MPVEPITGSRPRHPLEDRPACCEPQPFVAIDRLSLHYGNKPVFEDVTLAINKGCITALVGPSGCGKTSFLTCLNRLTDLIAGCRVAGRITIDTFDVLASETDVIRLRRRVGMIFQKPNPFPLSIRKNLEFSLREHGLRNREQMARTIESTLHDVGLWDEVKDRLDSPALALSGGQQQRLCIARALALSPEVLLMDEPCSALDPLSSGVVEDLIVSLRGRYTILIVTHNLAQARRIADYAALFWVQNGTGRLIETGTAKQIFEEPRDPLTAAYVSGMRG
- a CDS encoding winged helix-turn-helix transcriptional regulator, with translation MKATNRAKSLETVVAFKSLQIQIVEDSKRSKTAQLTFDREPDSSRKARTMIVREKSLEAFDPASHDFSTMAHVVMLPVLVAAREDLSETEGGSSVQMDSGSGFDQGGITTPVSSEEDSNGPHSERSRYVYGSLILDRSRHEVVVQGREIVLTRKEFDLLECLLKYPGHVRPREVLLNAVWGYDYYGTTRTIDVHIRRLKQKIPMLNRAIVSVRGLGYKLTDRAINVGTDPWCCACGDLKD